From Rickettsia endosymbiont of Ceutorhynchus obstrictus, a single genomic window includes:
- a CDS encoding AbrB/MazE/SpoVT family DNA-binding domain-containing protein has product MLIPSSIREKFNMHPGEKITIEIDNKEIKIINADHIIEEIHELFMKNQSNRKISVVDDFIARKRQEYLIEEARSSKNV; this is encoded by the coding sequence ATGCTTATACCTTCCTCTATTAGAGAAAAGTTTAATATGCATCCAGGTGAAAAGATAACTATAGAAATTGATAATAAGGAAATTAAAATTATTAATGCTGATCATATAATTGAGGAAATACATGAACTTTTTATGAAAAATCAAAGTAATAGGAAAATTTCTGTGGTAGATGATTTTATTGCTAGAAAACGTCAAGAATATTTAATTGAAGAAGCAAGAAGTAGTAAAAATGTCTAA
- a CDS encoding helix-turn-helix domain-containing protein, whose amino-acid sequence MATLSAKLNELMTQKDINPTDIEKITGLSRNTIYSIIGGSSKNPGIQTIQQIAKALGVKVESLIIDEEEIQFDILNKEQITAFSGATSITTKLILIKNIDLSMNKMISLIQEVYQCALKGNSIEVQEHFAEYLIDRLI is encoded by the coding sequence ATGGCAACTTTATCAGCTAAACTTAATGAGTTAATGACTCAAAAAGATATCAATCCGACAGATATAGAAAAAATAACAGGGTTAAGTAGAAATACTATCTATAGTATTATAGGAGGGAGTTCAAAAAATCCCGGCATTCAAACTATTCAGCAAATCGCTAAAGCACTTGGAGTTAAAGTTGAATCTTTAATTATTGATGAAGAAGAAATACAATTTGATATTTTAAATAAAGAACAAATAACAGCATTCTCTGGGGCGACAAGTATCACTACTAAACTTATTCTTATAAAAAATATAGATTTATCCATGAATAAGATGATTTCATTAATTCAAGAAGTGTATCAGTGTGCTTTAAAAGGTAATTCTATAGAAGTTCAAGAACATTTTGCAGAATATTTAATCGATAGGCTTATATAA
- a CDS encoding tetratricopeptide repeat protein, with protein MRKFLLLLIVFITPLSLFAQDKVNNIVAPVSYFINHVQQLNQIKNNLSKYRQASIVGISGMGKTQLARMYAYENKDNYDLIWFIDCNLNINDELLKLARAINKAKEQPVISEEAATVKKQLMEYLGQSDKWLLIFDNLKINENKKIEEFINWEHNGNIIFCSQDSEILPYIIKVTPFKKQETVELANNILEEKDNSLVEFLVQEFKGYPVLTVQGAQILNNVKGLNKEEYKNKIHKSTDKISFNISLVIEQLKPTAKQLLNKIALLNTQSFSKDLLGIITDSKNTLDDDIFQLSKFALISNIDPDEANPIFEMHDVITQKILEKNSTSNNKYLEELVIKFVDAVPKSSVKSFSFRNAKTIPENIEMITKNAEKYNIGIYKLLELKLQQITQCDNYYDLVEGKKLVDWFDENDKAGKYKLWLMNNEEKRVYADYLNIIGWYYLKSSNYRMSTEYFIRAKKTFDDVKGYETLKVDVISGLTDLYISVGDIQEAQKNIQILEQKLDKGLVDNSEQTMVYACKARLFFLKGKYNEALEQVNQSIQAAISSGLSPDALFLTGDYLIKSETLSKLGNYKEALAQAEQVYNMQKHVKKETHPIFGRIYTQMAMPLFGLGEGYKALDYVNKALDIFKNNDKNFAAGKMVIVTNPRIANAYVVQGDILFAMDKLEEALSSYRQAQGIYFNLYKENSKNVAQVSYLNLQGAKAACKKKDTRMYKGFGEPQVMQFGLENPNTIEMFKYCESYDMHLSKKKTYIKDKSN; from the coding sequence ATGAGAAAATTTTTATTATTGTTGATAGTATTTATCACGCCGTTAAGTTTATTTGCTCAAGACAAAGTAAATAATATCGTTGCGCCGGTTAGTTATTTTATTAATCATGTGCAACAATTAAATCAAATCAAGAACAATTTAAGTAAATATAGGCAAGCTAGCATAGTAGGCATTAGCGGGATGGGTAAAACTCAACTTGCTAGAATGTATGCATATGAAAATAAAGATAATTATGATTTAATTTGGTTTATTGATTGTAATTTAAATATTAACGATGAACTTTTAAAACTAGCAAGAGCTATTAATAAAGCAAAAGAACAACCTGTAATCTCGGAAGAGGCAGCAACTGTAAAAAAACAATTAATGGAATATTTAGGACAAAGTGATAAGTGGTTGCTAATATTTGATAATTTGAAGATTAATGAAAATAAAAAGATAGAAGAATTTATTAATTGGGAACATAACGGTAATATTATATTTTGTTCGCAAGATAGTGAAATCCTACCTTATATAATAAAAGTTACGCCTTTTAAGAAACAAGAAACCGTTGAGCTTGCTAATAATATTTTAGAAGAGAAAGATAATAGCTTAGTAGAATTTTTGGTACAAGAGTTTAAAGGATATCCGGTGCTGACGGTACAAGGAGCGCAAATATTAAATAATGTTAAAGGTCTAAATAAGGAAGAATATAAAAATAAAATACACAAATCTACCGATAAAATTAGTTTTAATATATCTTTAGTAATCGAACAATTAAAACCGACTGCCAAACAACTTCTGAATAAAATAGCTCTCTTAAATACGCAAAGTTTTTCAAAAGATTTACTCGGTATTATCACCGATAGTAAAAACACTCTAGATGATGATATTTTTCAGCTATCAAAATTTGCTTTAATATCAAATATAGACCCTGATGAAGCTAATCCTATTTTTGAAATGCATGATGTCATTACTCAAAAAATATTAGAAAAAAACAGCACAAGTAATAATAAGTATTTAGAAGAACTTGTTATTAAGTTTGTTGATGCTGTACCGAAAAGTTCAGTCAAATCATTTAGTTTTAGGAATGCTAAAACAATTCCAGAAAATATTGAGATGATTACTAAAAATGCAGAGAAATATAATATTGGTATTTATAAATTATTGGAATTAAAGCTACAGCAAATAACACAATGCGATAATTATTACGATTTAGTTGAAGGGAAGAAATTAGTTGATTGGTTTGATGAAAACGATAAAGCAGGAAAATATAAATTATGGTTAATGAATAATGAAGAAAAGCGAGTATATGCCGATTATTTGAATATAATAGGATGGTATTACCTAAAATCTTCTAATTATCGGATGTCTACAGAATATTTTATTAGAGCCAAAAAGACATTTGATGATGTTAAGGGGTATGAAACATTGAAAGTCGATGTAATATCTGGTTTAACCGATTTGTATATTTCAGTAGGTGATATTCAGGAGGCACAAAAAAATATACAAATTTTAGAGCAAAAGTTAGATAAAGGATTAGTAGATAATTCTGAGCAAACAATGGTATATGCCTGTAAAGCAAGATTGTTTTTTTTAAAAGGAAAATATAATGAAGCATTAGAGCAGGTTAATCAATCTATTCAGGCTGCTATTTCAAGTGGATTATCCCCTGATGCCCTATTTTTGACCGGCGATTATTTAATTAAATCTGAAACATTAAGTAAGTTAGGTAATTATAAAGAAGCTCTTGCTCAAGCAGAGCAAGTATATAATATGCAAAAGCATGTTAAAAAGGAAACTCACCCAATATTCGGTAGAATATATACTCAGATGGCAATGCCATTATTTGGTTTAGGAGAAGGATACAAAGCTTTAGATTATGTGAATAAAGCCTTAGATATTTTTAAAAATAACGATAAAAATTTTGCTGCAGGAAAAATGGTTATTGTAACTAATCCGAGGATAGCTAATGCATATGTAGTTCAAGGTGATATATTATTTGCTATGGATAAACTTGAAGAAGCTTTGAGCAGTTATAGGCAAGCGCAAGGTATATATTTTAACTTATATAAAGAAAATAGTAAGAATGTTGCACAGGTAAGTTACTTAAATCTTCAAGGAGCAAAAGCTGCTTGCAAGAAAAAAGACACACGTATGTATAAAGGTTTTGGTGAGCCACAAGTTATGCAATTCGGTTTAGAAAATCCTAATACAATCGAAATGTTTAAATATTGTGAATCTTACGATATGCACTTAAGTAAGAAAAAAACTTATATAAAAGATAAATCCAATTAG
- a CDS encoding ATP-binding protein translates to MIKRRIYKFIQTALSRQAAVGIIGPRQVGKTTLALEIAKEFQALYLDLESRTDRDKLYDPELFLREYENTLVIFDEIHRFPELFQSLRSLIDQGRRSGKRTGRFLILGSASIDLLRQSSESLAGRIEYINLNPLDILEIPEQQRGLTVLWLRGGLPDSFLANSDSDSFAFRENFIQTYLERDVPQFGPRIPAHTLERFWIMLAHNQGTMLNASRLAAGLSVSAPTITKYIDLLVDLLLVRRLSPFHLNIGKRLVKSPKIYIRDSGLTHALLGIETYNDLAGHPVVGASFEGFAIENILSVVPNRTKASFYRTRAGGEIDLLLELPNNHGLWAIEIKRGLAARPTKGFYTAIADLKPDKSFVVYSEGDQYSINKEVEAIGLYRLVSLLEKL, encoded by the coding sequence ATGATAAAACGTCGCATATATAAATTTATCCAAACAGCATTATCTCGACAAGCTGCTGTAGGAATAATCGGTCCAAGGCAAGTAGGGAAAACTACCTTAGCTTTAGAAATAGCAAAAGAATTTCAAGCTTTATACTTAGACCTCGAATCACGAACTGATAGAGATAAGTTATATGATCCGGAATTATTTTTAAGAGAATATGAGAATACGCTGGTTATATTTGATGAAATTCATAGATTTCCGGAGTTATTTCAAAGCTTACGTAGCCTTATTGATCAAGGAAGGCGTAGTGGCAAACGCACAGGACGATTTTTAATTTTGGGTTCAGCATCAATTGATCTTTTAAGACAATCCAGTGAAAGCTTGGCAGGACGGATAGAATATATAAATTTGAATCCTTTAGACATATTAGAAATTCCTGAACAGCAAAGAGGGCTTACCGTTTTGTGGTTAAGAGGTGGGTTGCCTGATAGCTTTTTAGCAAATAGCGATTCTGATAGTTTTGCTTTTAGAGAAAATTTTATTCAAACTTATTTAGAAAGAGATGTCCCCCAATTTGGACCACGTATACCGGCTCACACATTAGAGCGTTTTTGGATAATGTTAGCTCACAACCAAGGTACGATGTTAAATGCATCAAGATTAGCAGCGGGGTTATCTGTTAGTGCTCCTACTATTACAAAATATATTGACCTTTTAGTGGATTTATTGCTTGTCAGAAGGTTAAGCCCTTTTCATTTAAACATTGGAAAAAGACTTGTAAAATCACCAAAGATTTATATTAGAGATAGTGGGTTAACACATGCACTATTAGGTATAGAAACTTATAATGATTTAGCCGGTCATCCGGTAGTAGGGGCTAGTTTTGAAGGATTTGCAATAGAAAACATTTTATCGGTAGTTCCCAATCGTACTAAAGCTAGTTTTTATCGGACAAGAGCAGGTGGAGAAATAGATTTGTTGTTAGAGTTACCGAATAATCATGGTCTATGGGCTATCGAAATAAAACGAGGACTAGCCGCAAGACCGACAAAGGGGTTTTATACTGCTATAGCGGATTTAAAACCTGATAAATCATTTGTAGTTTATTCGGAGGGCGATCAATATTCAATAAATAAGGAAGTTGAGGCGATAGGATTATATCGGCTTGTATCTCTTTTAGAAAAGCTTTAA
- a CDS encoding type II toxin-antitoxin system VapC family toxin, translating to MKKQEVVKMSKIVFDASALIALFAKEDGYQFIKKYMKDGIISSVNIAEVYKYCIEVQGLTEDDAKTLIKLSDIKIVDFCPKQALISAKIINKTYGLSLGDRACVALAMLKNYPILTCDKIWQKLDLDIRFIMVR from the coding sequence TTGAAGAAGCAAGAAGTAGTAAAAATGTCTAAAATAGTATTTGATGCATCAGCGCTAATCGCTTTATTTGCCAAAGAAGACGGATACCAATTTATTAAGAAGTATATGAAAGACGGAATTATCTCAAGTGTGAATATTGCTGAAGTTTATAAGTATTGTATCGAAGTACAAGGTTTAACAGAGGATGATGCAAAAACCCTTATTAAATTATCAGATATCAAAATTGTAGATTTTTGTCCTAAGCAAGCACTAATTAGTGCAAAGATCATTAATAAAACTTATGGTTTATCGCTTGGAGATAGAGCTTGTGTTGCACTTGCTATGCTTAAAAATTATCCAATTCTTACTTGTGATAAAATCTGGCAGAAACTAGATTTAGATATCCGGTTTATTATGGTAAGATAA